From the Prochlorococcus marinus str. AS9601 genome, the window TGGCTCAGCATTTTAAAGATGAGCTTATAAGAGAAATCCCTGAAATAAAAGGTTTGGTTGGAACAGGAGATTATCAAAAGATAGCCAAGGTTTTAGACAGAGTAGAACAAGGGGAAATCGTTAATGAAGTTTCAAAAATACCCGAATTTATCGCAGATGAGGAAATGCCTCGTTTTGTAGATAAAAATAAATTTGTTGCTTATCTTCGCATCGCTGAAGGCTGCAACTACAATTGCGCTTTTTGTATTATTCCTAAGTTGAGAGGTCCTCAAAGAAGTAGAACAATAGAATCTATAGTATCAGAAGCCAAAAGTCTTGCAAAAAAGGGTATTCAAGAAATCATATTAATTAGTCAAATAACAACTAATTATGGTCAAGATATTTATGGAAAACCATCATTAGCCAAACTTTTGAATGAGCTTTCTAAAGTTTCAATTCCTTGGATAAGGATACATTATGCTTATCCAACAGGTTTAACTGATGAAGTTATTAGAGCTTTCAAAGATTCAAAGAATATAGTACCTTACTTTGATTTGCCACTTCAGCATAGTCATCCCGATGTGTTGAAGAGTATGAATAGACCTTGGCAAGCTTCTTTGAATGAATCAATTTTGGAGAAAATTAGAGAAGAAATTCCATCTGCTGTGTTAAGAACTAGTCTCATTGTTGGTTTCCCAGGAGAAAAAAAAGAACATTTTGAACATCTTCTCCAATTTTTGGATAGGCACAAATTTGATCATGTTGGAGTGTTTATTTTTTCTCCTGAGGAAGGAACTACAGCTTTTCATTTACCAAATAAAGTATCTCTAGAGGTTGCAGAGGCAAGAAAAGATAACGTTATTTCAGTTCAACAAAATATCTCTAAAGATAAAAATCAGACATATGTTGGTTCAAAAATGAAGATTTTGGTAGAAAAAATATCAGACAATAACGAATTAATAGGTCGGTCCTATAATTTCGCTCCTGAAATTGATGGAACTGTAATTTTATCTGTTAAAGATAAAATTGATTTGAAAAATTATATTGGTAAATTTGTTGAAGCAAATATTACTTTTGCAGATGAATATGATTTGTATGGTGAGATTATTAAAATTTTGTAGTTTTTTAAATTAATTTAACTGCTCTTAAGAGCTTATCTAATGCGAAAGC encodes:
- the petL gene encoding cytochrome b6-f complex subunit PetL yields the protein MNIIFYFAFIGFGFGAAFALDKLLRAVKLI
- the rimO gene encoding 30S ribosomal protein S12 methylthiotransferase RimO, with product MKQNSLNVKEKKLSKVAFSHVGCEKNLVDTEHMQGLLDKEGYEVDSNINDANVVVVNTCSFIETAREESIRKILEYTNQGKEVIVAGCMAQHFKDELIREIPEIKGLVGTGDYQKIAKVLDRVEQGEIVNEVSKIPEFIADEEMPRFVDKNKFVAYLRIAEGCNYNCAFCIIPKLRGPQRSRTIESIVSEAKSLAKKGIQEIILISQITTNYGQDIYGKPSLAKLLNELSKVSIPWIRIHYAYPTGLTDEVIRAFKDSKNIVPYFDLPLQHSHPDVLKSMNRPWQASLNESILEKIREEIPSAVLRTSLIVGFPGEKKEHFEHLLQFLDRHKFDHVGVFIFSPEEGTTAFHLPNKVSLEVAEARKDNVISVQQNISKDKNQTYVGSKMKILVEKISDNNELIGRSYNFAPEIDGTVILSVKDKIDLKNYIGKFVEANITFADEYDLYGEIIKIL